One Candidatus Neomarinimicrobiota bacterium genomic window, TGGGAATGAGAGTGGACGGGAGCTTTCTCGGTTACTTTCAATATATGCTCTACTTTGCGGTAATGATCAACCTCGTTCTCGCAATATTCAACATGATACCGATCCCACCGTTAGACGGCTCCAAAATCCTTTTCGGGCTGCTTCCGACAGAATATGAGGAGAGTTATCTCCGGTTCCAGCAAATCGGACCGATGGTACTCTTAGGACTTGTCGTTATAAACTCTTATTTCGGAATACCCATTTTCTCAGTGTTAATAACACCTTTCGTAAGCGTTTTCAGCAGCCTATTCGTCGGCAGAGACCTCATTAACCTTTTTTGATGTTTAACCGTCTTCCGAAGCCGCGCTACCGTTTCGATCCATTTGGAGATATAGGATCGGCGGCAAACAGTGAAAAGGGGCTTCGATTCAAGAGAAAGAGAATCAGTGAAAAGAAATCGGGTCGTTCCGTGTTGAGCTTATTTTTGATGTTGTTGGCGATTACATGGTTTATATACTATCT contains:
- a CDS encoding site-2 protease family protein, giving the protein MAYRLGDPTAKHEGRLTMNPLAHLDPLGTMMIIIVHFGWAKPVPVNPMNLKDPKKDMLWIALAGPVSNVIMAAGLGLILRIMIGMGMRVDGSFLGYFQYMLYFAVMINLVLAIFNMIPIPPLDGSKILFGLLPTEYEESYLRFQQIGPMVLLGLVVINSYFGIPIFSVLITPFVSVFSSLFVGRDLINLF